Within Cellulophaga sp. L1A9, the genomic segment TCGTTAAAAACTTTTATAAAAGGACAAAGTAATTACTATAGAAATACAGCCAACGGCGGTTGGAATGATGTGCGGTATTATAATGGAAGACCTATAGATATGACCGGAACTTGCGAAAGAGATTATTCCGTACCACAAGCAATAGCAAATATCTACTATAAAGACAACGACATTAAAGATTTTTACATATACAATAATAGTATAGGTTATCCGGCAAAAAATAGTTATATGGACGGTTCTTATTTTGGTTCTGACGGAAACATTGGCACTTCTTTATTAGGTGGTGCTTGGTTTGAACAAGAAAATAATTTCTTTAATTAAAAATACGTCACTTTTTTTATTCTTTTGACCAATACATCATTTTGAGGAATCTATTTATTTAGTATTTATTTATCTTTTACTATCCATTGAGCCTAAAAAGAGTCAAGAGAAAAATCATGCTACAAATTAATCAGATGATGGAATAAGTGTCATCATGGAAAAATCAATTGCATATAATAAAAATAGATTGAAAGGTACTATCTCATTCTAGAAAGAGATAAGAAAGTAGTAAGTTACCTACTACGAATATTTTAGTGATAGCAACAATTGTAAAATTTGATACAATTAGAAATTGTACTTAATCTTCAGAATTACACCCAAGAATTCTTTATTTTTACTGTCCAAAAATGCGTCTTATTCCAATGAAAATTTCCTATACAACATCAAAAACCACGGAAGAACTAACACAAATATTAGTTTTACAGCAAGCAAACCTCTACCGTAACGTCTCAAACGAAGAAAAATTGGCAGAAGGCTTTGTTACCGTTGAACATTCTTTTGAACTTTTAAAAGAAATGAATGACGTTTGCCCACATACGATAGCCATAGATGAACAAGGAAATTTAGCGGGGTACGCCTTAAGCATGCATCCATCGTTTAAAGACAAAATAGACGTTCTTAAGCCCATGTTTGAAGTAATAGACCCATTGATAGCTCCAGAAGAAAAATACATGCTTATGGGGCAAATTTGCGTTTCTAAAAATCACAGAAAACAAGGGGTATTTAGAGGGCTATACCAACACATGCAAAAGCAGGTGGCTCCAGAATTTGAAGCTATTATTACCGAAGTAGATGCAAAAAACACCCGATCTATACAAGCACATAATGCTGTTGGTTTTGTAGCAATTGCGAGATATACTGCAAATGACCAAGAATGGGTGGTCATTTCTTTAAAAGCATAAACTAAAAACATACCGCATAAAAAAAGCCATACGTTTCAGTATGGCTTTTTTTTAGTATAAAATTTTTAAGCTTAGTCTGCTAGAACGATTACTTTGTTGTCTTTCATCTCAACAGTACCGCTAGAAATTGCTAATGTTATTGCTCCAGTAACCGACTTAGAAAATTTAGTTTTATAAGCCTCTGCAACAACAACATTGCTCCCTTGAATTTTAACTACACCGTCTTGTAACAAAGAAACAATCGGGGCGTGATTCGCTAACATTTGAAACTCACCATTGATACCAGGTACAGTTACCGAAGTAACTTCTCCTGAAAATAAGGTGGCTTCTGGTGATACGATTTCTAAATACATTTTTTTAGTATTAAGTAGTTAGTAAAACGTATTAAGCTTCCTTAATACGTTTTACTTATATTATTTAAGCTTCCGCTAGCATTTTCTCACCAGCTTCAATAGCTTCTTCGATAGTACCTTTAAGGTTAAATGCAGATTCTGGTAAGTGATCTAACTCACCATCCATAATCATATTAAATCCTTTGATGGTTTCTTTAATATCTACCAATACCCCTTTTAGACCAGTAAACTGTTCTGCTACGTGGAAAGGTTGTGATAAGAAACGTTGTACACGACGCGCTCTACCTACGGCTAATTTATCTTCTTC encodes:
- a CDS encoding GNAT family N-acetyltransferase, whose protein sequence is MKISYTTSKTTEELTQILVLQQANLYRNVSNEEKLAEGFVTVEHSFELLKEMNDVCPHTIAIDEQGNLAGYALSMHPSFKDKIDVLKPMFEVIDPLIAPEEKYMLMGQICVSKNHRKQGVFRGLYQHMQKQVAPEFEAIITEVDAKNTRSIQAHNAVGFVAIARYTANDQEWVVISLKA
- a CDS encoding F0F1 ATP synthase subunit epsilon, translated to MYLEIVSPEATLFSGEVTSVTVPGINGEFQMLANHAPIVSLLQDGVVKIQGSNVVVAEAYKTKFSKSVTGAITLAISSGTVEMKDNKVIVLAD